GCCTGAAGGGGGCGCCGGCTCCTCCCATGCGGAGCGACAGCTACGCGGCTATCAGGAACCATGAGAGACCAAACTCGTGGTCCAGCCTGGAGCAGGCTCGCTCCCTCAGGGCTCTCCACAAGGGGTCCACCTCCTCCTGGTACCACTCCTCTGGCTCCGTGGCCTCCGGCTCGGGGAAGGGCTCCTACGGGGCCGAGGGCCAGCTCCACACCGTCATAGAGAAGAGTCCTGAGAGCAGGTATTAAGCCCGTTCTATTGTATCTATTAGCAAACCCATGGACATCATGAGTTGTGTTTGTTTCACCAGTCATCTCTGTTTCTCTAATGTAGTCatgtgtatgttgttgttgttgttgttgttgttgttacaaaacatgtcttcttcttcttctagcCCCACCACCAAGCCCAAACAGGGTGTGGGTCAGGGCTTCCCGCCGCCCCCCGAGCCCCAGCAAACATCCACCCAGTCTGGCTGCCTCATGCTGCCCCAGGGCATCTACCCTGTACCCCCACCGGAGCCCCACTATGCCCAGATGCCCAtcagcagccccaaccccagcagcatGTACCCAGCCCTGGCCAGGGAGAGCAGTctgagcagacagagagagctcCAGGGGTTAAGGCTGGGGGTCAGTGTGGATACAGGGATGTCGGTAGGGGTGGAGAATGGATACCAAAGCAACCCCTCTATATCCTCCTATGTCACTTCCTCTGGCCAGCCTCAGCATCCTGACCTTGCTCAGCCTCCACCCAAACAGCCAGCTCATCCAACCCAACCCGCAGACAGAGTGGGGGGAAAGTCAGGGTACGAGGAGACCCAAACTAAACTGGGTCTCTACAGGTGTCATctgaagggagagggacagaccGTATCCCAAAGGCAGAGCCAGGGACAGGGTCAGGATCAGGGACAGGGTCAGAGCCAGGGTCAGgatcagggacagggacagagccagggtcaggatcagggacagggtcagagccagggtcaggatcagggacagggacagagccAGGGTCAGAGCCAGGGACAGGGTCAGAGCCAGGGTCAAGGACAGTGTCAGAGCCAGGGACAGGGTCAGAGCCAAGGACAGTGTCAGAGCCAAGGACAGTGTCAGAGCCAAGGACAGTGTCAGAGCCAAGGTCAGGGACAGGGTCAGAGCGAAAGTCAGGGTCAGAGCCAAGGTCAGGGTCAGAGCCAAGGCCAGGGTCAGAGCCAAGGCCAGGGTCAGGGTCAGAACCAGGGTCAAGGACAGGATCAGAGCCAGGGTCAGAGCCAAGGCCAGGGACAGAGCCAGGGTCAGAGCCAAGGCCAGGGACTGGGTAAGAGCCAAGGCCAGGGTCAGGCGTCCAGACTCTCCTCAGTCCAGTCTATAAGCCAGTCTATAGGCCAGTATATAGGCCAGGAGAGAAGGGACCCATACACTCCAGTCCAACCGCGGGGAGAGAGGCTACCCAGGTACTCCCAGGGCTCAGAGAGCTGCCCTGAGCACCATCGACAGGGCCAGATCAGGGAGGAAGggcaggtcagacacacagagccCAGTCACTACACTAGTCACCCAGTGGCAGGCACCACCATGCCCAGTAAGATCGCACAGGGACATGTTCCCCAGGGGAGCAACAGCAGTAGTACCCCAGCACAGGTGTCTGACCAGCGGGTAGAGCAGAGGGCCCAGGGGCCTGACCAGCAGGTAGAGCGGAGGGCCCAGGGGCCTGACCAGCAGGTAGAGCAGAGGGCCCAGGGGCCTGACCAGCAGGTAGAGCAGAGGGCACAGGTGTCTGACCAGCGGGTAGAGCAGAGGGCCCAGGGGCCTGACCAGCAGGTAGAGCAGAGGGCACAGGTGTCTGACCAGCGGGTAGAGCAGAGGGCCCAGGGGCCTGACCAACAGGTAGAGCAGAGGGCCCAGGGGCCTGACCAGCAGGTAGAGCAGAGGGCCCAGGTGTCTGACCAGCGGGTAGAGCAGAGGGCCCAGGGGCCAGACCTTCAGGTCAATGACCATAGATCCAGGTCCCCCCTCTGGTACTACAGCGATCCAATTCCCCCCCAACCGCAGAGGGACCAGAGGAGACCTGAGCACCCCCTGACCCAGCTGCAGAACGTCCTAGCAGATGTCCAGCGTTGTGACAGTCCTGAGAGCTCCAGCAACAGCCAGAGTAGCCACCAGAGGAGCCTCTCTGTTCTGGAGAAAGTGAACCGCTTCGAGGGCCGCGAGCAGAGCCATGGGCAGGGGAAGCAGAGGAGTAAAAGCACCAGCGCCAACCACACCAACCAGAGGCCCTCCTCCTCCCGTCCaacccagccccagtctcagccccagtctcagacccagtctcagccccagcaCCATGAGAGGGCTGGTATGGATGACCTGCGTAGCACGCTGGAGAGAACTAGCAGTCCCAGCAGCACCTGCAGAACACTGAGCTCCTCCTCTAGCTCACATCATTGGAAAACAACGGTGGCCCACGAGGGTCATCATTACGCAGAGCAGCAGAGGCCAGGGAGTTGTGACCAGACCCAGAGCTCCAGGtacccccatcaccaccaccctaATCCACAGGACCCTCACCCTGGCTCGGCCCTGCAGAGGAGCAGGAGCACCTTCCAACTGGGGAGCCAGGAGGGCCAGGAGGGCCACGACAGAGACAGGTAATTGTTCAATATTGTATATAcaaagtgtacaaaacataaggaaccccttcctaatattgtgttgcacctCCCCTTTTatcttcagaacagcctcaatggggcggcagggtagcctagtggttagagcgttggactagtaaccagaaggttgcaagttcaaatccccgagctgacaaggtacaactctgtcgttctgcccctgaacaggcagttaacccactgttcctagaccagttaacccgctgttcctagaccagttaacccgctgttcctagaccagttaacccactgttcctagaccagttaacccactgttcctaggctgtcattgaaaataagaatttgttcttaattgacttgcctagtgaaataaaggtaaaCTACATacacgcctggcacctactaccataccctgttcaaaggcactttaatattttgtcttgtccattcaccctctgtacACACACAATCTACATCTCAATTGTCTCCAGGCTTAACATGTtgtctttaacccgtctcctccccttcatctacactgattgaagtggatttaacaagtgacataaataagggatcatagctttaacctggattcacctagtcggtctatgtcatggaaagagcaggtgttcttaatattttgtacactcagtttatgttggtgtatagtgtatagatTGTGTATAGATTGTGTAAATGATGTGTAAATTACATTGTCTATATTCTGTCTGTATATTCTGTTTATTGTTGTCACCACCATTTCAGCAGGTCAAAGGTTAATGTACTTGGTGAATAAAAGGCATTCTCATTGTGATTTTGAcagggatggggacagagagTTCCGTTGGAGGGATGACCTGCAGGACCTACTGGGGACCATCCAGGACACGTCCTTTAACCGGGCCTACAGGAACAGTATCAAGAACACCCAGTCCAAGGTGCTCAGATCCACCTCCTTCAGACGCAGGGACCTGGGAATCATCGTCAGCGGGAGTGTTAACAACCACTCccctcccatccccatccccgcCAAGCACTTATCTCTGGAGAGGAAGGCACCTAAGACCAGCCCCAAACCCTCCATTGTCTCCACTACTGTCCAAGCCTCCACCCGAGCCCTTGCCCTAGCTACCTCCACTCACACCCCCAAAGAAAGGCTTACGGTCACTGTCCCAGACCCAATCCCAGCCCCAGCCACCTTTCCCTCGCCTCACACCCCCAAAGAGAGGCTTACGGTCACTGTCCCAGACCCAATCCCAGCCCCAGCCACCTTTCCCTCGCCTCACACCCCCAAAGAGAGGCACGTTGTCACCCCAGAGCCCGATAGGTTCGGTCCCCCAGAGCTCCTCAGCGTCCTGGCCATGGGCCCACCAGTCCCGGCCCGTATCGGTGGGCGTAAGCGACTCACcatggagaagaagaagaggtccTACTCCGAGCCTGAGAACATGCATGAGGTGAGTCAAAGTATCCAATATCCTATCTCCTGCTGTTTTGCCCTTAATCAAGGCACTTAAAGGTAGATGCAGTGAGATGGCGTTGCAGCGAACAGCAccgcagatattgagatgagtgaGCTGGGAGACTTACTGCTCTCCATTCAGGGATGCTACACTGTGGCTGACCCTGTACTCCCTAAACCCTTACTGCTCTCCATTCAGGGATGCTGCACTGTGGCTAACCCTGTACTCCCTAAACCCTTACTGCTCTCCATTCAGGGATGCTGCACTGTGGCTAACCCTGTACTCCCTAAACCCTTACTGCTCTCCATTCAGGGATGCTGCACTGTGGCTAACCCTGTACTCCCTAAACCCTTACTGCTCTCCATTCAGGGATGCTGCACTGTGGCTAACCCTGTACTCCCTAAACCCTTACTGCTCTCCATTCAGGGATGCTGCACTGTGGCTAACCCTGTACTCCCTAAACCCTTACTGCTCTCCATTCAGGGATGCTGCACTGTGGCTAACCCTGTACTCCCTAAACCCTTACTGCTCTCCATTCAGGGATGCTGCACTGTGGCTAACCCTGTACTCCCTAAACCCTTACTGCTCTCCATTCAGGGATGCTGCACTGTGGCTAACCCTGTACATTCAGGGATGCCTAAACCCTTACTGCTCTCCATTCAGGGATGCTGCACTGTGGCTAACCCTGTACTTCCTAAACCCTTACTCAGGTAAACCCTTGTCACatgggccgaatacaacaggtgtagtagacccttacagtgaaatacttacttacaagcccttaaccaacaatgcagttcaagaaatagagttaagaaaatatttactaaattaacTAAAGTACTGCTTTTTTCACTGTGGCTAACCCTGTACTTTTTTTTtcaagtaacacaataaaataacaataacaaggttaTATAGAGGGGATACATTTACTAAATTTAAGtacttttttcattttttttcagaCACAATAAAATTATCCAGAGGTTATTAGAAATGGTACCAgggcaatgtgcaggggtacaggttagtcgaggtaatatgtatatttagttaggggtaaagtgactatgcatagataataaacagcgagtagcagcagtgtaaaaacaaaggggggggctCTTGGCCCTTGGCTGTCTggtgccgtgcggtagcagagagaacagtcgatgacttggatgactggagtctttcacatttttttagggccttcctctaacactgcctagtatagaggtcctggatggcaggaagcttggccccagtgatgtactgggctgtacacactaccctcaagtagcaccttacggtcggaggccgagcagttgccataccaggcagtgatgcaaccggtcaatgttggagctgtagaactttttgaggatctggggacccatgccaaatctttttagtctcctttcctttcttggtgtgtttggaacatgatagttggttggtgatgtggacacaaacTCTCGAACCGCTCCAccgtcaatgtgaatgggggactgttcggccctccttttcctgggTTAGAAAGCAAGAGACACATTTCTGTTTTCTGGAAAATAAAGGTTTCTTGTTCTTCTTCTAGGTGGGGTTGGAGTCTGACCCAAGGAGGACTAGCCAGCACCAGCTGTTCCTTTTACCAGGTACAGAGACCAGCGTGGCGGACCGCAGGAGGATGTTTGAGATGGCTGCCAGTCGCAGCCTGAGCTCCAGCTCCCAGGCTCCCCAGCGCCTCCAGGGCTCCCAGGCTCCCCAGGGCCTCCAGGGCTCCCAGGCTAGTCTAGCCGTGTCCCGGCCGGAGCTCCGGCAGCTGCAGCAGGACGCCCTGGCCGACTacatggagaggaagagaagctggaggacagacagggatTGGGACAAGTCAGAGGGAGGGCGTGCCCACCGTGACCGCCCTCACAGCACCTACCTGCAGCCCTTTACAGACACCCGGAGTGTCTCTTCAACCTCCACCACCAGCCTAGCCTCTCTTCAGGAGCCTCTTGGTCAAGACAGCAGTCTCTCTGGTGGGGGAAGGCTCTGCTCCACCCTGCCTCCTGGCCTCCAGGGCTTCTATCCAGGCAGGGTCACTGCACCACGCATCCAGGCCAAGGCCCCAGCCTCAATCTCCACCACCCACCCAGACACCTCGGGATTCCACAGGCTACTGGAGGGAGAGCTGCCCAGATCCAGCCTTGGTAGAGAAGAACCAGCCCAGGACTATGAGGCACTCCAGAGCCAGGAGTTTTCCCTGCGAGGCGATGGAGCCTTTGAGAGGGCAGTTCCAGCCCGGAACTCTGGCAAGTCAGCCTCTGCGGAGGACCTGCTGGAGCGCTCTGAGAGGCCTGCACCCCAGCACTTCAGGTCTCGCTCCTCGCCCTCTGGCGAGAGGCTAAATCAGGTAGAGTACAATACACTCTCTGGTTTTACACTTTGTAGACTTCTTTACTAAACTAATcaaaacaaagacacaacaccatTTATTTTGATACAAATGTGTGTGGATGTAGCTTGAGTTGTAAGTCTTAGGTTAGCTGTAGCTTCAGCTGTAAGTCTTAGGTTAGCTGTAGCTTCAGCTGTAAGTCTTAGGTTAGCTGTAGCTTCAGCTGTAAGTCTTAGGTTAGCTGTAGCTTCAGCTGTAAGTCTTAGGTTAGCTCATCTTCAGCTGTAAGTCTTAGGTTAGCTCATCTTCAGCTGTAAGTCTTAGGTTAGCTCATCTTCAGCTGTAAGTCTTAGGTTAGCTCATCTTCAGCTTTAAGTCTTAGGTTAGCTCATCTTCAGCTGTAAGTCTTAGGTTAGCTCATCTCAGTTGTAAGTCTTAGGTTAGCTGTAGCTTCACCTGTAAGTCTTAGGTTAGCTCATCTTCAGCTGTAAGTCTTAGGCTAGCTCATCAACTGTAAGTCTTAGTTTAGCTCATCTCAGCTATAAGTCTTAGGTTAGCTCATCTTCACCTGTAAGTCTTAGGTTAGCTCATCTCAGTTGTAAGTCTTAGGTTAGCTGTAGCTTCACCTGTAAGTCTTAGGTTAGCTCATCTTCAGCTGTAAGTCTTAGGCTAGCTCATCAACTGTAAGTCTTAGGTTAGCTCATCTCAGTTATAAGTCTTAGGTTAGCTGTAGCTTCACCTGTAAGTCTTAGGTTAGCGCATCTTCAGCTGTAAGTCTTAGGTTAGCTGAATCAGCTGTAAGTCTTAGGTTAGCTGTAGCTTCACCTGTAAGTCTTAGGTTAGCTCATCTCAGCTGTAAGTCTTAGGCTAGCTCATCTTCAGCTGTAAGTCTTAGGTTAGCGCATCAGCTGTAAGTCTTAGGTTAGCTGTAGCTTCACCTGTAAGTCTTAGGTTAGCTCATCTCAGCTGTAAGTCTTAGGCTAGCTCATCTTCACCTGTAAGTCTTAGGTTAGCTCATCTTCACCTGTAAGTCTTAGGTTAGCTCATCTCAGCTGTAAGTCTTAGGTTAGCTCATCTTCACCTGCAAGGGGTTTGGTGTCTGAGCTGGGGTTGGTGTCTGAGCTGACGTTGTTGTCTGAGCTGGGGGGTGACAGGGCAGGTCTATATAGTGACCTAACCCTGAGGGGTGACAGGGCAGGTCTATATAGTGACCTAACCCTGAGGGGTGACAGGGAGGGTCTATATAGTGACCTAACCCTGAGGGGTGACAGGGAGGGTCTATATAGTGACCTAACCCTGAGGGGTGACAGGGAGGGTCTATATAGTGACCTAACCCTGAGGGGTGACAGGGAGGGTCTATATAGTGACCTAACCCTGAGGGGTGACAGGGCAGGTCTATATAGTGACCTAACCCTGAGGGGTGACAGGGAGGGTCTATATAGTGACCTAACCCTGAGGGGTGACAGGGAGGGTCTATATAGTGACCTAACCCTGAGGGGTGACAGGGAGGGTCTATATAGTGACCTAACCCTGAGGGGTGACAGGGAGGGTCTATATAGTGACCTAACCCTGAGGGGTGACAGGGAGGGTCTATATAGTGACCTAACCCTGAGGGGTGACAGGGAGGGTCTATATAGTGACCTAACCCTGAGGGGTGACAGGGCAGGTCTATATAGTGACCTAACCCTGAGGGGTGACAGGGcaggtctatatatagtgacctaACCCTGAGGGGTGACAGGGCAGGTCTATATAGTGACCTAACCCTGAGGGGTGACAGGGAGGGTCTATATAGTGACCTAACCCTGAGGGGTGACAGGGAGGGTCTATATAGTGACCTAACCCTGAGGGGTGACAGGGAGGGTCTATATAGTGACCTAACCCTGAGGGGTGACAGGGAGGGTCTATATAGTGACCTAACCCTGAGGGGTGACAGGGAGGGTCTATATAGTGACCTAACCCTGAGGGGTGACAGGGAGGGTCTATATAGTGACCTAACCCTGAGGGGTGACAGGGAGGGTCTATATAGTGACCTAACCCTGAGGGGTGACAGGGCAGGTCTATATAGTGACCTAACCCTGAGGGGTGACAGGGCAGGTCTATATAGTGACCTAACCCTGAGGGGTGACAGGGAGGGTCTATATAGTGACCCCATAGGGATAAATAGTTAAATAAGTTTATCTCTATGGTGGTGACAGGCCTGGCCAGCAGCTCCACAGACAGGAAATACCCAAGATCCTTGACTTCCTGTGTGGTGCCACTGGGCCAGGACTAGCAGAACACTGACTGATCACAGACTGATAAGcaagacaaacaaacacacgcagacacattAACACTCACACATAACACTGCAGTGGGCCCAGGAGGGTCAGACAATTATGATTGTCTTTAGAAGCTCCATTCGGGCCACAGCAGCTGATAGGTcagttaggtctctctctcccactgctgGGTCCTGAGGATGGATGGATATTAAAAAGTCCTTCATCTCCCAGAGTGATTACAGCCAGCATAAACACACACTGCTTTTCACATAaccactgtctctcactctgtgggtGTGAATTAAACTGCTTTATCATGGGGTAGAAATGAAAGAGATTTGTAACATTTTCCTCTCTTTTGCCAACTACCATAATATTTGTTGAAAACAGAAAGACAGCTgaagcaaacacacacagcctataGGACAGAGTTCTAACCCAAAGGGGCCCGCAGGGATTTGGCCCGctggtggttttatttggccccccaagttatctgagcaaaaaataataattgtgttgGATGTAAAAGACTAAaatcaccaggaaatcagctcctaGTAATTTTAATTCAGggaatcagctccaagtgattttaattcagGGAATCAGCTCAAAGTGATTTTAAttcaggaaatcagctccaagtgattttaattcaggaaatcagctccaagtgattttaattcaggaaatcagctccaagtgattttaattcagggaatcagctccaagtgattttaatgtaggaaatctgttcccaagtattccccaTAATGGAGAGACACGTGATCTGATACAAGATTTGAAATGAAGACAAACAAATACGTTTAGGGCTCCTTGAAGTCAATTTGCAATCTACAATTTTTTTGTTATTATGTTTCCGACCCTTGACCATCTGTTCAAGAAAAAAACCGTCCCGCTGCTGAAGCTAGTTTAAAAGCCCTACTACAGGATAACCtctatatatgtagctatgatgtcagaggtcccacaggatatcaaatcaaatcaaatttatttatatagtcgTACTGATATCTCAAACTGCTGTACaggtaaaaccccaaacagcaaagcaGGTGTAAAagacggtggctaggaaaaactccctagaaaggccaaaacccttCATGTGGGGTCTCCCCAgagtagagattataacagaacagaccaagatgttcaaatgttcataaatgaccagcatggttcacataataaggcagaacagttgaaactgtggagcagcagcacagtcagatggattAAATCATGTCAGGTTtatctagggctcaggtcctagagaaagaaagagagaattagagagagcattggggtggccagtcctcttctggctgtttggccaagatgttcaaatgttcataaatgaccagcatggttgaataatagtaaggcagaacagttgaaactggagcaggagcatggccaacacacacagtcctcatgtcaggtagtcctgggacatggttgaaactggagcagcagcatggccaggtggactggggacagcaaggagtcatcatgtcaggtagtcctggggcatggttcttaggtcctgaaagaaagagagaagttatCTGAAGCAAATTTACACAGGATAattgaataggacaggagaagtactccagataaacaagcTGACCCAGCCCCCGACACAttttactgcagcataaatactggaggctgagacaggaggggtcaggagacactgtggccccatccgagacaccccggacagggccaaacaggaaggattttACCCACTTTGCCAAgggcacagcccccacaccactagagggatcttcaaccaccaacttaccatcctgagacaaatatagcccacaaagatctgattttaaggggtgggggggaaatcagccgaccacaacagtgaatcaacccaggAAATcagcacgagagagccccagcaagccagtgattTTAattggaaaaaggggaaccggccaggcagaaatCAGGGCGGTTAAGTGATTTTCAATCCTGGGCCAGgaaatcatatgacccactgaaagATGAGTCTTTAAAATTCAGGTTGAGATCAGTTTCTCTGACATGGGTGCAGACCGTTTAATGGAGCTCAGGGAaatctgcctccagctgtttgcttagaaattttgCCTTGTGACCgtgcgtacgtataggtatgtacggcaggaccaaatcagagaggtgtagagcaagcccatgtaagtaggttagcagtaaaaccttgaaatcaggctttgacaggaagccatgtagagaggctagcactggagtaatattcAAATGattagtcaggattctagcagtcaAACAACTatagtttatttagtgctttatgaAGTAGcaggaaaatagagcattgcagtagtctaacaaTGACAAAAGCATTattatttttctgcatcatttttg
The sequence above is a segment of the Oncorhynchus gorbuscha isolate QuinsamMale2020 ecotype Even-year linkage group LG16, OgorEven_v1.0, whole genome shotgun sequence genome. Coding sequences within it:
- the LOC123999860 gene encoding protein Shroom3-like gives rise to the protein MDSSLPSYSTVIHRGKTLLLEARLLGGAPWGFQLKGGLEHGEELIISKVEGGGKADLLEHPLLPGDQVVVINDVELSGFRQEAVSLVKGSYKTLRLTVRRECCPGSCCGDPTLTPLTLPNLAPLPIGPPSDHHTPLSSVHGPPRENRGGCSGGVKLRIKNRRSEPVSRPHSWHATKLGEGQPDPSMMQISQDPPWHHTYPSSASTTDLSGYDPGYLRKSPDQYSSRGSMESLGEHHGHPAYSSSCHQLSASKSSNSMDHLHSKRDSAYSSFSTSSSIPEYLAAAPTFGKERSYSMETVPQRGGISGGGGAGAEGMQQADIRYVHTVYDPQQGGAQEHEVSSASAALLRSHETGRAGSCSVGGAACYRATSGSSNSSGGSSGGGNHGNNPNRHSVGPIWGQSASRSSYESLKGAPAPPMRSDSYAAIRNHERPNSWSSLEQARSLRALHKGSTSSWYHSSGSVASGSGKGSYGAEGQLHTVIEKSPESSPTTKPKQGVGQGFPPPPEPQQTSTQSGCLMLPQGIYPVPPPEPHYAQMPISSPNPSSMYPALARESSLSRQRELQGLRLGVSVDTGMSVGVENGYQSNPSISSYVTSSGQPQHPDLAQPPPKQPAHPTQPADRVGGKSGYEETQTKLGLYRCHLKGEGQTVSQRQSQGQGQDQGQGQSQGQDQGQGQSQGQDQGQGQSQGQDQGQGQSQGQSQGQGQSQGQGQCQSQGQGQSQGQCQSQGQCQSQGQCQSQGQGQGQSESQGQSQGQGQSQGQGQSQGQGQGQNQGQGQDQSQGQSQGQGQSQGQSQGQGLGKSQGQGQASRLSSVQSISQSIGQYIGQERRDPYTPVQPRGERLPRYSQGSESCPEHHRQGQIREEGQVRHTEPSHYTSHPVAGTTMPSKIAQGHVPQGSNSSSTPAQVSDQRVEQRAQGPDQQVERRAQGPDQQVEQRAQGPDQQVEQRAQVSDQRVEQRAQGPDQQVEQRAQVSDQRVEQRAQGPDQQVEQRAQGPDQQVEQRAQVSDQRVEQRAQGPDLQVNDHRSRSPLWYYSDPIPPQPQRDQRRPEHPLTQLQNVLADVQRCDSPESSSNSQSSHQRSLSVLEKVNRFEGREQSHGQGKQRSKSTSANHTNQRPSSSRPTQPQSQPQSQTQSQPQHHERAGMDDLRSTLERTSSPSSTCRTLSSSSSSHHWKTTVAHEGHHYAEQQRPGSCDQTQSSRYPHHHHPNPQDPHPGSALQRSRSTFQLGSQEGQEGHDRDRDGDREFRWRDDLQDLLGTIQDTSFNRAYRNSIKNTQSKVLRSTSFRRRDLGIIVSGSVNNHSPPIPIPAKHLSLERKAPKTSPKPSIVSTTVQASTRALALATSTHTPKERLTVTVPDPIPAPATFPSPHTPKERLTVTVPDPIPAPATFPSPHTPKERHVVTPEPDRFGPPELLSVLAMGPPVPARIGGRKRLTMEKKKRSYSEPENMHEVGLESDPRRTSQHQLFLLPGTETSVADRRRMFEMAASRSLSSSSQAPQRLQGSQAPQGLQGSQASLAVSRPELRQLQQDALADYMERKRSWRTDRDWDKSEGGRAHRDRPHSTYLQPFTDTRSVSSTSTTSLASLQEPLGQDSSLSGGGRLCSTLPPGLQGFYPGRVTAPRIQAKAPASISTTHPDTSGFHRLLEGELPRSSLGREEPAQDYEALQSQEFSLRGDGAFERAVPARNSGKSASAEDLLERSERPAPQHFRSRSSPSGERLNQDFMAGGDLRMYGIFSTEPRLFTNNDNNRSMDNQHPDRPGSASQSMSQSQCADTHILLTQSPFQSNTPVMRRDRLKNPDRQRALSASSLAASVGLPCPFSPPGTSPTISLDWQANERLSQANLDAIAFPTLLQTATLGTMSPEAQVHPEVRRSPTEHLQQAMAQGQNQGSLDTSTSEEETLKDFPRQKEGPCPQASAITPKTNPPLVLPKASPPPPPFKTSHRPHSLLSLRISESTLTMTRYSSRNRPLAPLFLPRSQSGRRTSQSTSLLRLPSPAPLLTPRQRGEGGGESSWTWATAPQQTVPPSIPLSLSLRPSRTPELQPETPTTLSSSFPEPQQGPSGEESLGQEYHLPARRERSAGELRVEALARQLVSRGDKSLTPMLDSWAEGGRTMDLMEEIFPAGGGRLLWQRRRTSTCLEDRSQDGVCSFRPNLLQRTEGGGGRGGGGGRGGGEVDTDLDEDETDFNQKKVELLQALTLSVTSLREEKEVLAEEQKRFRALGGHMESLVQERCKPNEREKYKMFIGDMDKIVNLLLSLCGRLARVHNALSALDREEETEDSQEERESLQQKRRQLCSQHEDARELKENLDRRERVVLDILTVYLTGPQLRDYQHFVCMKPALLIRQRLLDELLKQWDEQLSRLAESISPGDHQAQPRSPIPGLNPSLGSNLRAPSPNLRAPSPNLRAPSPNLRAPSPNIGPTQTVRSTTVTSL